In Porites lutea chromosome 1, jaPorLute2.1, whole genome shotgun sequence, a single genomic region encodes these proteins:
- the LOC140935929 gene encoding uncharacterized protein, with translation MNTSTSLKGSSNIKGFQIKRTAGTYKYTLLAENNEGNDSKTVEVTVLDCNHWCRSTGSISYGRVTNEHVCRKSNITHNWNCIPTTTTKLDLSSSKIEKLPPGIFTNLSFMEKLVLKDNKIKELPPGIFSNLIYLQEL, from the exons ATGAATACATCAACATCTTTGAAGGGCAGTTCCAACATAAAAGGATTTCAGATAAAGCGGACGGCCGGTACCTACAAGTACACTCTACTAGCAGAAAACAATGAAGGAAATGACTCAAAAACGGTTGAAGTAACCGTTCTGG ATTGCAATCATTGGTGTCGCAGTACAGGTTCGATAAGTTATGGCCGAGTTACCAACGAACATGTCTGTCGTAAAAGCAATATAACACATAACTGGAATTGCATTCCAACTACAACCACTAAATT GGATTTATCGTCAAGCAAGATCGAGAAGCTTCCGCCAGGAATATTCACAAATCTTTCTTTTATGGAAAAGTT GGTTTTGAAAGACAACAAGATCAAAGAACTCCCACCAGGGATATTCTCAAACCTCATTTACTTGCAGGAATTGTGA